Proteins found in one Corynebacterium sanguinis genomic segment:
- a CDS encoding sensor histidine kinase yields MIRPHLSTQTPTSQIPLQKRLLAIVLLITILGMALSSVAVYALMRGLLYQRADDQLREGLDTWVGQATPWPSMGAPSEFRQAVRYPQLPGYYYYGSYAASQPDFSELEGFHAQTVDSLPGSGGDIEWRAMAIANDDGSIEFVAKSLEAEHRMLASLAIVSAGIGTLTVICIGFAGNFFIRRALAPLREVEQTALAIADGDMERRVPAWSRETEVGKLSYAVNTMVGQLQESVEESRAKEEQMRRFVGDASHELRTPLTSVRGYTELYRTGMVDDPDMVLSKIDEESGRMKLLVEDLLALTRAEGARLDAREVDMFEVVSSVRSTARAAFPGRVLNVNNEALNVPMVKGDPDRLHQVMLNLVSNAFKHGGSDSEVTITLRENLDKVFIDVADTGVGMSPEDAEHIFERFYRADASRNRASGGGSGLGLAITKSIIEAHGGAISVRTAPGEGSTFTLSLPMV; encoded by the coding sequence ATGATCCGCCCCCACCTCTCCACGCAGACGCCGACCAGCCAAATCCCGCTGCAGAAGCGTCTGTTGGCGATCGTGCTGCTCATCACCATCCTCGGCATGGCCTTGAGCTCAGTCGCGGTGTACGCCTTGATGCGTGGCCTGCTCTACCAGCGGGCGGATGATCAGCTGCGCGAAGGCTTGGACACGTGGGTAGGCCAGGCCACCCCGTGGCCGTCGATGGGCGCGCCGAGCGAGTTCCGCCAGGCCGTGCGCTACCCGCAGCTGCCGGGCTACTACTATTACGGTTCGTACGCGGCGAGCCAACCAGATTTCAGCGAGCTTGAGGGCTTTCACGCCCAGACGGTTGACTCCCTGCCGGGATCCGGCGGTGATATCGAGTGGCGCGCGATGGCGATAGCCAACGACGACGGTTCCATTGAATTCGTCGCCAAGTCGCTCGAGGCCGAGCACCGCATGCTCGCCTCCTTGGCTATCGTCTCTGCAGGAATCGGAACCTTGACCGTGATCTGCATCGGGTTCGCGGGCAACTTCTTCATCCGCCGCGCCCTCGCCCCGCTGCGCGAGGTCGAGCAAACCGCGCTGGCGATTGCCGACGGCGACATGGAACGGCGCGTGCCGGCCTGGTCGCGCGAGACCGAGGTGGGCAAACTGTCGTACGCGGTCAACACCATGGTGGGCCAGCTCCAGGAGTCCGTGGAGGAGTCGCGCGCCAAGGAGGAGCAGATGCGCCGCTTCGTCGGCGACGCCTCCCACGAGCTACGCACGCCGCTAACCAGCGTGCGCGGCTACACCGAGCTGTACCGCACCGGCATGGTCGACGACCCCGACATGGTGCTGTCGAAAATCGACGAGGAGTCCGGCCGCATGAAGCTGCTGGTCGAGGACCTGCTTGCCTTAACCCGCGCCGAGGGCGCGCGTCTCGACGCCCGCGAGGTCGACATGTTCGAGGTCGTCTCCTCAGTGCGCTCCACCGCCCGCGCCGCCTTCCCCGGCCGCGTGCTCAACGTCAACAACGAAGCGCTGAACGTGCCCATGGTCAAAGGCGACCCGGATCGCCTCCACCAGGTCATGCTCAACCTGGTCAGCAACGCCTTCAAGCACGGCGGCAGCGACAGCGAGGTGACGATCACGCTGCGCGAGAACCTGGACAAGGTATTCATTGACGTCGCCGACACGGGCGTTGGCATGTCGCCGGAAGACGCCGAGCACATCTTCGAGCGCTTCTACCGCGCCGACGCCTCCCGCAACCGCGCGTCCGGCGGCGGGTCCGGCCTGGGCCTGGCTATTACCAAATCGATCATCGAGGCCCACGGCGGCGCGATCTCGGTGCGCACCGCGCCCGGCGAGGGCTCAACGTTTACCTTGTCGCTGCCGATGGTCTAA
- a CDS encoding TipAS antibiotic-recognition domain-containing protein, whose translation MRHWEPACDGTYRIYSDADLGRWARSHRFSTPPPTPPWASPQGELLRRHRASISEWYEVTASRQLILARMYVADERFGAVYGGQQDYLLELVEAQAAAEGLDVKNPAW comes from the coding sequence TTGCGGCACTGGGAACCCGCGTGCGACGGCACCTACCGCATCTATTCCGACGCAGACCTTGGGCGCTGGGCGAGATCGCATCGCTTTTCGACGCCCCCACCAACGCCACCGTGGGCGTCGCCCCAGGGCGAGTTGCTGCGTCGGCACCGGGCGTCGATAAGCGAGTGGTATGAGGTCACTGCCTCGCGGCAGCTGATTCTCGCGCGCATGTACGTTGCCGACGAGCGTTTCGGCGCGGTGTACGGCGGGCAGCAGGACTACCTTCTGGAACTCGTCGAAGCCCAGGCCGCGGCCGAGGGCCTCGACGTGAAGAATCCGGCTTGGTAG
- a CDS encoding HIT family protein — protein MSTVFTKIINGDIPGRFVYRDDTVAAFLTIEPIAYGHTLIVPVAEVDKWTDLDPATWAHMNDLAQKIGGAVIDAFGSSRAGYLIAGFEVPHAHIHVFPADDMSGYSLANVMRAEQTDPEKMDEAAAALRERLGVGEDGRA, from the coding sequence ATGAGCACCGTGTTTACCAAAATCATCAACGGAGACATCCCGGGCCGCTTCGTCTACCGCGACGACACCGTGGCCGCGTTTTTGACCATCGAGCCCATCGCCTACGGGCACACGCTGATCGTGCCGGTGGCCGAGGTAGACAAGTGGACCGACCTCGACCCGGCCACATGGGCGCACATGAATGATCTGGCCCAGAAGATCGGGGGCGCCGTCATCGACGCCTTCGGCTCCTCGCGCGCCGGCTACCTCATCGCTGGTTTCGAGGTGCCCCACGCCCACATCCACGTCTTCCCCGCCGACGACATGAGCGGCTACAGCCTGGCCAACGTCATGCGCGCCGAACAGACGGACCCCGAGAAGATGGACGAGGCCGCCGCCGCGCTGCGCGAGCGCCTCGGCGTGGGTGAGGATGGCCGCGCCTAA
- the purD gene encoding phosphoribosylamine--glycine ligase, whose amino-acid sequence MRILVIGSGGREHALLKGLKGHDLFVAPGNAGMARLAQVHAVDAASPEAVTQLAREVDAELVVIGPEIPLVAGVSDVLREAGFNVFGPSQAAAQLEGSKAFAKDVMASAGVFTASATQVTALDEIDAALDGYGPHYVVKDDGLAGGKGVVVTDDREAAAAHARAVIEAGNPVLLESFLEGPEVSLFCLVDGETVVPLLPAQDHKRAYDGDLGPNTGGMGAYTPLPWLPADGVSRIVAEVVEPVAREMVARGIPYQGLLYAGLAWGPEGPAVVEFNARFGDPETQAVLALLETPLADALNAVATGTLAQLGPLSWTKGYAATIVLAAEGYPESPRAGDALSGDNLDDPTKVLHAGTASRDGVYVSNGGRVLNALGVGGTLAGAVETAYAQLEGVELQGAFYRKDIARAAIEGAISL is encoded by the coding sequence ATGCGCATCCTCGTAATCGGCTCGGGCGGCCGCGAACACGCCCTGCTCAAAGGCCTAAAGGGCCACGACCTCTTCGTCGCGCCGGGCAACGCCGGGATGGCGCGGCTTGCGCAGGTGCACGCCGTCGACGCGGCCTCGCCGGAAGCCGTCACTCAGCTCGCCCGCGAGGTAGACGCGGAGCTCGTGGTCATTGGCCCGGAGATCCCGCTCGTCGCGGGGGTGTCCGACGTGCTGCGCGAGGCCGGTTTCAACGTGTTTGGCCCGTCCCAGGCGGCGGCCCAGCTGGAGGGCTCGAAGGCGTTCGCGAAAGACGTGATGGCTTCGGCCGGGGTGTTTACCGCGTCCGCGACGCAGGTTACCGCCCTCGATGAGATCGACGCGGCGCTCGACGGCTACGGCCCGCACTACGTGGTCAAGGACGACGGGCTCGCCGGGGGCAAGGGCGTGGTGGTCACCGACGACCGCGAGGCCGCCGCCGCGCACGCCCGCGCCGTGATCGAGGCCGGCAACCCTGTGCTTTTGGAGTCCTTCCTCGAAGGCCCGGAGGTGTCGCTGTTCTGCCTGGTCGACGGGGAGACGGTCGTGCCGCTGCTGCCTGCGCAGGACCACAAGCGCGCATACGACGGTGACTTGGGACCGAACACCGGCGGGATGGGCGCCTACACGCCGCTTCCCTGGCTGCCAGCTGATGGGGTGTCGCGCATCGTCGCCGAGGTGGTTGAGCCGGTGGCGCGCGAGATGGTGGCGCGCGGCATTCCTTACCAGGGCTTGCTCTACGCAGGCCTCGCGTGGGGCCCGGAGGGGCCCGCGGTGGTGGAGTTCAACGCCCGCTTCGGTGACCCGGAAACGCAGGCCGTGCTCGCGCTGCTCGAAACGCCGCTTGCCGACGCCCTCAACGCCGTTGCTACCGGAACACTGGCGCAGCTCGGCCCGCTGAGCTGGACCAAGGGTTACGCTGCGACGATCGTGCTCGCCGCCGAGGGGTACCCCGAGTCGCCGCGCGCGGGCGACGCGCTGAGCGGGGATAACCTCGATGATCCGACAAAGGTGCTGCACGCGGGCACCGCCTCGCGCGACGGGGTGTACGTCTCCAACGGCGGGCGGGTTCTCAACGCTTTGGGCGTGGGTGGCACCCTTGCGGGGGCTGTCGAGACGGCGTACGCGCAGCTCGAGGGCGTTGAGCTGCAGGGCGCGTTCTACCGAAAGGACATTGCGCGCGCGGCGATTGAGGGAGCAATCTCCCTCTAG
- a CDS encoding HNH endonuclease signature motif containing protein encodes MRTLTSLVDAIADAMNELSSLFDDPSTLTFDSTRADMERLEKSLNQKGLVDASFAYLCERDGAGRSVGATYANDYLEKALDLSRAEASRRLQRGRDLFAPPADDAESEPAFDFGAPPRRGETADPGNQQKKARDDARGIGPDKQAAIDNELRALSKEASKERPSILAQALAEAAGRSVSDLRKFVCRLVDRANLAHKPAADPNAGFSSRGVRASRKKSDGTFDVTATMTAGDWALLKALLDSDSAPGSNISADSKEDYRTPTQRRFDQLWRILTQFENDRQVKNRGAASVVLAITLDDLADADWHTTFMTNTGVEVDCFDLVRLGMGDTKDFILHIDRVTGEPIALGSTRLASVEQRIAMLAIQGVCAWTGCDVPMSETEMHHILAYIQGGKTDLANLTGLCRRHHSWNNDYRDGRGGKSHVAKCSDTGRIAVVAPDGTVSFNDTVSYHQSPGAKLRQRDHKIESRQAPDPPMFHPPQRRRRTPA; translated from the coding sequence ATGAGAACACTCACATCGCTTGTCGACGCCATCGCCGACGCCATGAACGAGCTCAGCTCGCTTTTCGACGACCCCTCCACGCTCACCTTCGACTCAACCCGCGCCGATATGGAGCGCCTCGAGAAATCATTGAATCAGAAAGGCCTCGTCGACGCTTCATTCGCCTACCTGTGCGAGCGTGACGGGGCTGGGCGCAGCGTGGGGGCGACATACGCCAACGACTACCTTGAAAAGGCCCTCGACCTCTCGCGCGCCGAAGCTTCCCGCAGGCTCCAGCGCGGGCGGGATCTGTTCGCGCCCCCTGCAGATGATGCGGAGTCGGAGCCGGCCTTCGACTTTGGCGCTCCCCCGCGTCGGGGCGAAACCGCCGATCCCGGCAATCAGCAGAAGAAGGCGCGTGATGACGCGCGCGGCATCGGGCCCGACAAGCAGGCAGCCATTGACAACGAACTGCGCGCCCTGTCGAAGGAGGCCTCGAAGGAGCGTCCCTCCATCCTCGCCCAGGCCCTTGCGGAAGCCGCTGGGCGCAGCGTCAGTGACCTCCGCAAGTTCGTGTGCAGGCTCGTGGATCGCGCCAACCTGGCCCACAAACCAGCTGCGGACCCCAACGCGGGCTTTTCCTCGCGCGGCGTCAGGGCATCGCGCAAGAAATCCGACGGGACCTTCGACGTCACAGCGACAATGACGGCCGGCGACTGGGCGCTGCTCAAGGCGCTCCTCGACTCGGACTCGGCCCCGGGGTCCAACATCAGCGCGGACTCCAAGGAGGATTACCGCACACCGACCCAGCGCCGCTTCGACCAGCTCTGGCGAATCCTCACCCAATTCGAGAACGACCGGCAGGTGAAAAACCGCGGCGCGGCCTCCGTCGTGCTCGCCATCACGCTCGACGACCTCGCCGACGCCGACTGGCACACAACGTTTATGACCAACACTGGTGTCGAGGTCGACTGCTTCGACCTAGTGCGTCTCGGCATGGGTGACACGAAGGACTTCATCCTCCACATCGACAGGGTCACCGGGGAGCCCATCGCGTTGGGCTCCACTCGTCTGGCCAGCGTCGAGCAGCGCATCGCGATGCTCGCGATTCAGGGAGTGTGCGCCTGGACCGGCTGCGACGTGCCCATGTCGGAAACCGAGATGCACCACATACTGGCCTACATCCAAGGCGGGAAAACCGATTTGGCAAACTTAACCGGATTATGTCGGCGGCACCACTCGTGGAACAACGACTACCGAGACGGTCGAGGCGGCAAATCCCACGTGGCAAAGTGCTCGGATACAGGACGGATCGCGGTCGTCGCACCCGACGGTACGGTATCCTTCAACGACACCGTTTCGTACCACCAATCGCCAGGTGCGAAACTACGGCAACGGGACCACAAGATTGAATCCCGCCAAGCCCCCGACCCGCCAATGTTCCACCCGCCGCAGCGGCGTAGGCGCACGCCTGCCTAG
- the purB gene encoding adenylosuccinate lyase, translating to MNPNVLSNRYASPDMASLWSAEHKIVLERQLWIAVMRAQQGLGVDIPDEAISAYERVIDDVDLDSIAARERVTRHDVKARIEEFNELAGHEHIHKGMTSRDLTENVEQLQIYRSLELVRNKAVALLKAIGNRAEQYKSLVMAGRSHNVAAQATTLGKRFASAADEILIATERIEQVLASYPLRGIKGPMGTAQDMLDLMGGDEAKLRELETEIASHLGFERIFDSVGQVYPRSLDFDVVSALVQLGAGPSSLATTIRLMAGNETVTEGFKEGQVGSSAMPHKMNARSCERVGGFQVILRGYLTMVADLAGQQWNEGDVFCSVVRRVALPDAFFAIDGQLETFLTVLDEFGAFPAMINRELDRYLPFLATTRILMAAVRAGVGRETAHEVIKEHAVAMALDMRETGAEQNLIERLARDERLPLDRAGLDAALADRHAFIGAAESQVDGVLARIQLLIDAHPSAASYTPGEIL from the coding sequence ATGAACCCCAACGTCCTGTCCAACCGCTACGCATCGCCCGACATGGCGTCGCTGTGGAGCGCCGAGCACAAGATCGTGCTGGAGCGCCAGCTCTGGATCGCCGTGATGAGGGCCCAGCAGGGCCTCGGCGTCGACATCCCGGACGAGGCAATTTCCGCCTATGAAAGGGTCATCGACGACGTTGACCTGGACAGCATCGCCGCGCGCGAAAGGGTCACCCGCCACGATGTGAAGGCCAGGATCGAAGAGTTCAACGAGCTCGCCGGACACGAGCACATCCACAAGGGGATGACCAGCCGCGACCTGACGGAAAACGTGGAGCAGCTGCAGATCTACCGCTCGCTCGAGCTCGTGCGCAACAAGGCTGTCGCGCTGCTCAAGGCAATCGGCAACCGCGCTGAGCAGTACAAATCGCTGGTCATGGCGGGTCGCTCCCACAACGTCGCGGCGCAGGCGACCACCCTGGGCAAGCGTTTCGCCTCGGCCGCGGACGAGATCCTCATCGCCACCGAGCGCATCGAACAAGTCTTGGCCAGCTACCCGCTGCGCGGCATCAAGGGCCCGATGGGGACGGCCCAGGACATGCTCGACCTGATGGGCGGCGACGAAGCCAAGCTCCGCGAACTGGAGACCGAAATCGCCTCCCACCTGGGGTTTGAGCGCATTTTCGACTCCGTCGGACAGGTGTACCCCCGCTCGCTTGACTTCGATGTTGTCTCCGCGCTGGTCCAGCTCGGTGCGGGCCCGTCGAGCCTGGCCACGACGATCAGGCTGATGGCCGGCAACGAGACGGTCACCGAGGGCTTCAAGGAGGGCCAGGTCGGCTCTTCGGCGATGCCGCACAAGATGAACGCGCGCTCCTGCGAGCGCGTCGGCGGCTTCCAGGTAATACTGCGCGGCTACCTCACCATGGTCGCGGACCTCGCCGGCCAGCAGTGGAACGAGGGCGACGTGTTCTGCTCGGTCGTGCGCCGCGTCGCGCTGCCGGACGCGTTCTTTGCCATCGACGGCCAGCTCGAAACCTTCCTCACCGTCCTCGACGAGTTCGGGGCGTTCCCCGCGATGATCAACCGCGAACTGGACCGCTACCTGCCGTTTCTGGCCACGACCCGCATCCTCATGGCGGCGGTGCGCGCCGGCGTTGGCCGCGAAACCGCGCACGAGGTGATCAAGGAGCACGCGGTGGCGATGGCGCTGGACATGCGCGAAACCGGCGCTGAGCAGAACCTCATCGAGCGCCTCGCGCGTGACGAGCGCCTCCCGCTCGATCGCGCCGGGCTTGACGCCGCGCTCGCGGACCGCCACGCCTTCATCGGCGCCGCAGAGTCCCAGGTCGACGGCGTCCTCGCCCGCATTCAGCTGCTTATCGACGCCCACCCCAGCGCCGCCTCCTACACCCCGGGCGAGATCCTGTAG
- a CDS encoding phosphoribosylaminoimidazolesuccinocarboxamide synthase codes for MRPELSDYAHLSGGKVREIYQVDSDTLLMMATDRISAFDYSLEPEIPDKGRILTATSTFFFDLLGRELGMPNHLAGPVEDERIPEEVLGRAHVVRKLEMIPFECVARGYLTGSGKKEYDATGRVCAVPLPQGLVEASKLPEPIFTPATKAEQGDHDENVSFSYVSNKLGAELAEKLRDATLAVYTTAATYAQTRGIILADTKLEFGLDAKGELVLADEVLTPDSSRYWPADSYEEGRVQPSFDKQYVRNWLTGPKSGWDPSSGLEPPELPGSVVEATRDRYIEAYERLSGEKFSHWPGANA; via the coding sequence ATGCGCCCTGAGTTATCCGATTACGCTCACCTTTCTGGTGGCAAGGTCCGCGAGATTTACCAGGTGGACAGCGACACTTTGCTGATGATGGCCACCGACCGCATTTCGGCATTCGACTACTCCCTCGAGCCGGAAATTCCGGACAAGGGCCGAATCCTCACGGCGACGAGCACGTTCTTCTTCGACCTGCTGGGCCGCGAGCTGGGCATGCCCAACCACCTGGCTGGCCCGGTGGAGGACGAGCGCATCCCGGAGGAGGTCCTAGGCCGGGCGCACGTGGTGAGGAAGCTGGAGATGATCCCGTTTGAGTGCGTGGCGCGTGGCTACCTCACTGGCTCCGGCAAGAAGGAGTACGACGCTACGGGGCGAGTGTGCGCCGTACCGCTGCCGCAGGGCCTGGTGGAGGCGTCGAAGCTGCCCGAACCGATCTTTACCCCCGCGACGAAGGCGGAGCAGGGCGATCACGACGAGAACGTTTCGTTTTCGTACGTGTCCAACAAGCTGGGTGCGGAGCTCGCCGAAAAGCTTCGTGACGCCACCCTGGCGGTCTACACCACCGCCGCCACCTACGCGCAGACCCGCGGCATCATCCTCGCCGACACGAAGCTCGAGTTCGGCCTCGACGCCAAGGGTGAGCTCGTGCTTGCCGACGAGGTGCTCACCCCCGACTCCTCGCGCTACTGGCCCGCGGACTCCTACGAGGAGGGCCGCGTGCAGCCCAGCTTTGACAAGCAGTACGTGCGCAACTGGCTCACCGGGCCGAAGTCGGGCTGGGACCCGTCGAGCGGGTTGGAGCCGCCCGAGCTGCCGGGTTCTGTCGTTGAGGCGACCCGCGACCGCTACATTGAGGCCTACGAGCGCCTGAGCGGGGAGAAGTTCAGCCACTGGCCGGGCGCCAACGCCTAA
- a CDS encoding S9 family peptidase: MSKSAPHAPKHPITRSFHGRDVVDNYEWMRDKASPETLSYLEAENAYTESLTGHLQPLTDAIYGEIKGRVKETDMSVPSRQGGWWYYGRTVEGKDYGISCRVAAEREQPWTPPRVPEDGSPLPGEQVLLDINELAADHEFFSLGASRVSPSGRLLAYSFDTSGDERFELRVKDLETGSLYDDTLTDIFYGAVWAGEEHIFYVRVDDAWRPHQVWRHTLGTPESADVLVYEEPDERFNVGVGADRAERFLYIVSSSKSTSEFHVLDFDNPTGEFRMLWPRQDGVEYDVDFIAPGGQEKWVVTHNATGPNFAVGTCPIDQLADLSELDDVAPHDDSRRIEGTDSYRDFLFLSYRAGGIGRLAVADLTAGGIGEFTELEFNEELYTVSLGGNPEWDAPVVRLSYTSFTQPAQVLDYTVADGEFTLLKQQEVEGGYDPAEYVAERIWATAEDGTQVPVSVVRRVDVGVDKPLPTLLYGYGSYEHSIDPAFSVARLSLLDRGMVWACAHVRGGGEMGRLWYDNGKMMSKRNTFTDFLACADALVQSGVTTYGQLVAEGGSAGGLLMGAVANMAPDKFAGILAIVPFVDPLTSILMPELPLTVTEWEEWGDPYHDPGAYDYIASYAPYENVEAIDYPDILAVTSLNDTRVLYVEPAKWIAKLRDTATGGEFLLKTEMSAGHGGVSGRYAQWKQTAFEYAWVLDKSGADAR, from the coding sequence ATGAGTAAATCAGCCCCGCACGCCCCAAAACACCCGATCACCCGCTCGTTCCACGGGCGCGATGTGGTGGACAACTACGAGTGGATGCGCGATAAGGCCAGCCCGGAAACGCTGAGCTACCTTGAGGCCGAGAACGCGTACACCGAGTCCCTGACCGGCCACCTGCAGCCGCTGACGGATGCCATTTACGGCGAGATTAAGGGCAGGGTCAAAGAGACCGACATGTCCGTCCCGTCGCGCCAGGGCGGCTGGTGGTACTACGGCCGCACGGTCGAGGGCAAGGACTACGGCATTTCCTGCCGCGTCGCCGCCGAGCGCGAGCAGCCGTGGACGCCGCCTCGCGTGCCTGAGGACGGCTCCCCGCTGCCCGGCGAGCAGGTGTTGCTCGACATCAACGAGCTCGCAGCTGACCACGAGTTCTTCTCCCTCGGTGCCTCCCGCGTGTCCCCCTCGGGCCGCCTGTTGGCCTACTCCTTTGACACCTCGGGCGACGAGCGCTTCGAGCTGCGCGTCAAAGACTTGGAGACGGGCTCGCTTTACGACGACACCCTAACCGACATCTTCTACGGCGCAGTGTGGGCGGGCGAGGAGCACATCTTCTACGTGCGTGTCGACGACGCCTGGCGCCCCCACCAGGTGTGGCGCCACACGCTCGGCACCCCCGAGTCCGCCGACGTGCTGGTCTACGAGGAGCCCGACGAGCGCTTCAACGTCGGCGTCGGTGCGGACCGCGCCGAGCGCTTCCTCTACATCGTCTCGAGCTCGAAGAGCACCAGCGAGTTCCACGTCCTCGACTTCGACAACCCCACCGGCGAGTTCCGCATGCTGTGGCCGCGCCAAGACGGCGTGGAGTACGACGTGGACTTCATCGCGCCCGGCGGCCAGGAGAAGTGGGTGGTCACCCACAATGCGACGGGCCCCAACTTCGCGGTGGGCACCTGCCCGATCGATCAACTCGCCGACCTGAGCGAGCTTGACGACGTCGCACCGCACGACGACTCCCGCCGCATCGAGGGCACCGACTCCTACCGTGACTTCCTCTTCCTCAGCTACCGCGCCGGAGGCATCGGCCGCCTCGCCGTGGCCGATCTCACCGCTGGCGGCATCGGGGAGTTCACCGAGCTCGAGTTCAATGAGGAGCTCTATACCGTGAGCCTCGGCGGCAACCCCGAATGGGACGCCCCGGTCGTGCGGCTCAGCTACACGTCGTTCACCCAGCCCGCGCAGGTGCTGGACTACACTGTCGCCGACGGGGAGTTCACCCTGCTCAAGCAGCAAGAAGTCGAGGGTGGTTACGACCCCGCCGAGTACGTGGCGGAGCGGATCTGGGCGACGGCCGAGGACGGCACGCAGGTGCCGGTGTCGGTGGTGAGGCGCGTTGATGTGGGCGTCGATAAGCCGCTGCCCACGCTGTTGTACGGCTATGGCTCGTACGAGCACTCGATCGACCCGGCGTTCTCCGTTGCGCGGCTGAGCCTGCTGGATCGCGGGATGGTGTGGGCGTGCGCGCACGTGCGCGGCGGCGGCGAGATGGGCCGGCTGTGGTACGACAACGGTAAAATGATGTCCAAGCGCAACACGTTTACCGACTTCCTCGCTTGCGCTGACGCGCTTGTTCAGAGCGGCGTGACCACCTACGGGCAGCTCGTCGCCGAGGGCGGCTCCGCCGGCGGGCTGCTCATGGGCGCGGTGGCGAACATGGCACCCGATAAGTTCGCGGGCATCCTCGCCATCGTGCCGTTCGTCGACCCGCTCACCTCCATCCTCATGCCGGAGCTGCCGCTGACCGTGACGGAGTGGGAGGAGTGGGGCGACCCGTACCACGACCCGGGGGCCTACGACTACATCGCCTCCTACGCGCCGTATGAAAACGTCGAGGCGATAGACTACCCCGACATCCTGGCCGTGACCAGCCTTAATGACACCCGCGTGCTGTATGTGGAGCCGGCGAAGTGGATCGCCAAGCTGCGCGACACGGCCACCGGTGGGGAGTTCTTGCTCAAGACGGAAATGTCCGCCGGGCACGGTGGGGTTTCGGGGCGCTACGCGCAGTGGAAGCAGACCGCGTTCGAGTACGCGTGGGTGCTGGACAAGTCCGGAGCTGATGCGCGCTAA
- a CDS encoding DUF2334 domain-containing protein: MPGHVLVSVSSIFDDTLDDVVRLTDDLDAAEIPVSLLVAPHIDKKWHLAKDKKTRKWLLEQREADRALILNGFDQPAQGRRAEFATLGAHEARLRLTGATRQMESLGFSFNIFAPPRWRLSEGTLEVLPDLGFLLVASTSGLHQTDTGMFYQCRNLSVGEGFGAAKWWRRNIIRAAERGAAKGNIIRLSVSGRELDNKKVRRDFLNAATAAIEEGAEPADYRAFLA, translated from the coding sequence ATGCCCGGCCACGTTCTCGTCTCCGTGTCGTCGATTTTCGACGACACTCTAGACGACGTTGTTCGCCTCACCGACGACCTCGACGCCGCCGAGATCCCCGTCTCCCTGCTGGTCGCGCCGCACATCGACAAGAAGTGGCACCTGGCCAAGGACAAGAAGACGCGCAAGTGGCTGCTCGAGCAGCGCGAGGCGGACAGGGCACTGATCCTCAACGGCTTCGACCAGCCCGCGCAGGGGCGCCGGGCGGAGTTCGCCACGCTCGGCGCGCACGAGGCGCGCCTGCGCCTGACCGGGGCGACGCGGCAGATGGAATCGCTCGGGTTCTCCTTCAACATTTTCGCGCCCCCGCGCTGGCGGCTGTCCGAGGGCACCCTCGAGGTGCTGCCGGACCTCGGGTTCTTGCTGGTGGCGTCGACAAGCGGCCTGCACCAGACGGACACGGGCATGTTTTACCAATGCCGCAACCTGTCCGTCGGCGAGGGCTTCGGCGCGGCCAAGTGGTGGCGACGCAACATCATCCGAGCCGCCGAGCGTGGCGCGGCGAAGGGCAACATCATCCGCCTGTCTGTCTCCGGCCGCGAGCTTGACAACAAAAAGGTGCGCCGCGACTTCCTCAACGCCGCTACCGCGGCCATCGAAGAAGGCGCGGAGCCTGCCGACTACCGCGCCTTCCTGGCCTAG